One Hallerella porci DNA window includes the following coding sequences:
- the uvrA gene encoding excinuclease ABC subunit UvrA yields the protein MTRSLVVRDACEHNLKHVDVTIPRDSIVVVTGVSGSGKSSLAFDTIFEEGQRRYVDSLSAYARQFIGVMKRPDVQSVTGISPTISIDQKTVNRNPRSTVGTTVEILDFFRLLFARLGTPHCPKCGKVIQAQTVDQIVDNLYAENAGRSFSVLAPIVQERKGEYRKELADLAEKGFSRVRVDGKILRTNEVPLLVRYEKHSIEAVVDRLVIENKNISRIREALEEALRLTDGKLVAFLFDDGEYRLQGTELACVDCGISIPELEPRLFSFNDPHGQCPHCKGLGRDFAFAPELIVPDENLSIKEGALKCQKADGKIIFTDFGWRDFERLAKAEGFLLTTPWNQLPENAKQAIFFGSEKAGIAGIIPQMQELWERWHIAHFRKFMHESDCPVCHGTRLSPVANAVTFRGLSIDQMCRMPVNKLEKFFSDLTLTAKEEHIGHELFKEIRSRLGFLVHVGLGYLTLSRGAKTLSGGEAQRIRLASAVGAGLQGVLYVLDEPSIGLHARDNEMLLGILERLRSQGNSLIVVEHDEETMRYADYVIDVGPDAGVNGGRIVAAGTVEDLEKNPNSLTGKYLSGKLKIEIPAKRKPVTAETHFLEIFGAAENNLKQVHAKIPLDGILTVVTGVSGSGKSSLINTILKKELARIFHGATEAPGKFEKITGTEFIDKVIEIDQTPIGRTPRSNPATYTGVFDDIRDLFAKLPESKVRGYTKSRFSFNVPGGRCEACEGAGVKMVQMQILPDVAVPCDVCGGKRFNDPTLEVHYKGKTITDVLEMSVDDAVKFFAGLPKIAEPLKLLQEVGLGYLTLGQPSTTLSGGEAQRVKIATELRRPGTGKTLYLLDEPTTGLHFEDIRRLLDCLKRLRDLGNSMVIIEHNMDVIKCADWIIDLGPDAGEFGGEIIATGTPEEVAKNTASLTGKFLAKVLENVHAPTAILKRKKDAVDSLDIQVVGARKHNLKNFSVTIPRHQLTVISGVSGSGKSSLAFHTLFAEGQRRFVETLSTYARRFLGRPDRGSVDLIRGLSPAIAIDQGSASKSPRSTVATLTEIYDYFRILWARAGEAHCPHCGRPLEFSPVSQIIDSLILKNEKKMATILTPIFIADSNKEWMASDISKIPNLSDRLQELGYRKLFIDGKEKDLPISNIAKTAKEIYAVTDRIPISDGNALRLANALERAYHDGSNALAVRVETGKLESHSLFPSCPHCHYYLSQAFDPKQFSFNTHWGACERCSGLGILESGEVCPDCHGMRLKPEILSVTIQEKNISEASAMTVHDARSWFQKIHLEKSREKVARPIFREILGRLAFLEDVGLGYLNLNRTGDSLSGGESQRIRLASQIGSGLEGVMYVLDEPTIGLHQSDTKKLLESLYKLRDLGNTLIVVEHDLEMIRGADHLIDMGPAAGEYGGEVVAEGSPKELSKKAALKKFPQSETVKYLTGSVPMLNLAVSPIEKNTAFLEFKNLKTHNLKNVSVRFPENCISTVCGVSGSGKSSLVMDEILPLMTDAFGCGEKRRKARLQAIFPETVKEILAVDQSPISGTPRSTPASFTNVLNPIRELFAKMELSKMKGFTPNRFSYNCGVGRCEACEGRGVISVEMHFLSDVWEVCDVCHGKRYNQETLAVEFKGKNIADVLEMRIDEAMEFFKDIPKIVKKLQVLLDVGLGYLRLGQSVTTLSGGEAQRMKLAAELSRGAGRKGVLYLLDEPTTGLHLKDIQILWNLLRRLSAQGNTIIIIEHQPDVIRLSDWIVELGPSGGNEGGKIMYMGTPSDYAAKQKNKKEK from the coding sequence ATGACACGTTCTCTTGTCGTTCGTGATGCTTGCGAACATAATTTAAAGCATGTGGATGTTACGATTCCCCGCGATTCTATCGTCGTTGTGACGGGAGTTTCGGGATCTGGAAAATCGAGCCTTGCCTTTGATACGATTTTTGAAGAAGGGCAGCGCCGTTATGTGGATTCGCTTTCGGCGTATGCGCGGCAATTTATCGGGGTGATGAAACGTCCCGATGTGCAATCGGTGACAGGAATTTCGCCGACGATTTCCATTGATCAAAAAACGGTGAATCGAAATCCGCGTTCGACGGTGGGAACGACGGTTGAAATTTTGGACTTTTTCCGATTGCTTTTTGCGCGGTTGGGAACGCCGCATTGTCCGAAATGCGGCAAGGTAATTCAAGCGCAAACGGTGGATCAAATCGTCGATAATTTGTACGCAGAAAATGCGGGAAGAAGCTTTTCGGTTTTGGCGCCGATTGTGCAAGAACGTAAAGGCGAATACCGCAAAGAACTTGCGGATTTAGCGGAAAAAGGTTTTAGCCGCGTCCGCGTAGACGGAAAAATTTTACGCACAAATGAAGTTCCGCTGCTCGTGCGCTATGAGAAGCATTCGATTGAAGCGGTCGTCGATCGATTGGTCATCGAGAACAAAAATATTTCGCGAATTCGAGAAGCGTTAGAAGAAGCGTTGCGTTTAACCGATGGAAAACTCGTCGCCTTTTTGTTTGACGATGGCGAATATCGTTTGCAGGGAACAGAGCTCGCTTGCGTAGACTGCGGCATTTCTATTCCCGAATTAGAACCGCGTCTGTTTTCGTTTAACGATCCGCACGGACAATGTCCGCATTGTAAAGGACTTGGCCGCGATTTTGCGTTTGCGCCCGAGTTAATTGTTCCCGACGAAAATCTTTCGATTAAAGAAGGCGCGCTCAAATGCCAAAAAGCCGACGGAAAAATCATCTTTACCGATTTCGGTTGGCGCGATTTTGAGCGGTTGGCGAAAGCCGAAGGATTTTTGTTAACGACGCCGTGGAATCAACTGCCCGAAAATGCAAAACAAGCGATTTTCTTTGGCAGCGAAAAGGCGGGAATAGCGGGCATTATTCCGCAGATGCAAGAATTGTGGGAACGTTGGCACATTGCGCATTTCCGAAAATTTATGCACGAAAGCGATTGCCCCGTTTGTCATGGGACGAGGCTTTCTCCGGTGGCGAATGCCGTGACTTTCCGCGGACTTTCCATCGATCAAATGTGTCGGATGCCGGTGAACAAACTCGAAAAATTCTTTTCGGATTTGACGCTTACCGCAAAAGAAGAACATATCGGCCACGAACTGTTCAAAGAAATTCGCAGTCGTCTTGGTTTTTTGGTGCATGTCGGGCTCGGTTACCTAACCCTTTCTCGCGGGGCGAAAACTCTTTCGGGCGGCGAAGCGCAGCGGATTCGTTTAGCGAGTGCGGTCGGCGCAGGACTTCAAGGTGTGCTTTATGTTCTCGATGAACCGAGCATTGGATTGCATGCCCGCGATAATGAAATGCTTCTCGGCATTTTGGAACGTTTGCGTTCGCAAGGGAACAGTTTAATCGTCGTAGAGCACGATGAAGAAACGATGCGTTATGCGGATTACGTCATCGATGTCGGTCCCGATGCCGGCGTGAATGGCGGTCGCATTGTCGCCGCAGGCACTGTCGAAGATTTGGAAAAAAATCCGAATTCTCTCACGGGAAAATATTTGTCGGGAAAATTGAAAATTGAAATTCCCGCAAAGCGAAAACCCGTTACCGCAGAAACGCATTTCCTTGAAATTTTTGGCGCCGCAGAAAATAATCTGAAGCAAGTGCATGCAAAAATTCCGCTCGATGGAATTCTCACCGTCGTCACCGGCGTTTCGGGTTCTGGAAAAAGTTCCCTCATCAATACGATTCTCAAAAAAGAACTCGCCCGCATTTTTCACGGTGCAACGGAAGCGCCCGGAAAATTTGAAAAAATTACCGGCACCGAATTTATCGACAAAGTCATCGAAATTGATCAGACGCCGATCGGACGCACGCCGCGTTCAAATCCTGCGACTTATACGGGAGTTTTTGACGACATTCGCGATTTGTTTGCAAAACTTCCCGAAAGTAAAGTCCGCGGTTATACGAAGAGCCGCTTCAGTTTTAATGTTCCCGGCGGACGCTGCGAAGCGTGTGAAGGCGCAGGCGTTAAAATGGTGCAAATGCAAATTCTCCCCGATGTGGCGGTGCCTTGCGATGTCTGTGGCGGAAAGCGTTTTAACGATCCCACTTTAGAGGTGCATTACAAAGGCAAAACGATTACGGATGTGCTCGAAATGAGCGTCGACGACGCTGTAAAATTTTTTGCGGGTCTTCCGAAAATTGCGGAACCGTTAAAACTTTTACAAGAAGTCGGGCTCGGTTATTTGACTCTCGGGCAGCCTTCGACAACCCTTTCGGGCGGCGAAGCGCAGCGGGTGAAAATCGCCACGGAATTGCGTCGACCGGGAACGGGAAAAACTCTTTATCTTTTGGATGAACCGACGACGGGTTTACACTTCGAAGATATTCGCCGTTTGTTGGATTGCTTAAAACGCTTACGCGATCTCGGCAATAGCATGGTCATCATCGAACACAATATGGATGTGATAAAATGCGCCGATTGGATTATCGATTTAGGACCTGACGCCGGTGAATTTGGCGGAGAAATTATTGCGACGGGAACTCCGGAAGAAGTGGCGAAAAATACAGCATCGCTCACGGGAAAATTTCTGGCAAAAGTTTTGGAAAATGTGCATGCGCCGACTGCGATTTTGAAACGCAAAAAAGATGCCGTCGATAGTTTAGATATTCAAGTTGTCGGTGCGCGAAAACACAATCTCAAAAATTTCTCGGTGACAATTCCGCGACATCAATTGACTGTCATCTCGGGAGTTTCGGGCTCAGGAAAATCGAGTCTCGCATTTCACACTTTATTTGCCGAAGGCCAACGCCGATTTGTTGAAACTCTCAGCACTTATGCGCGGCGTTTTCTCGGGCGCCCTGACCGCGGAAGCGTTGACCTTATCCGCGGACTTTCTCCGGCGATTGCAATCGATCAAGGTTCTGCATCGAAGAGCCCGCGAAGCACTGTCGCAACTCTCACGGAAATTTACGATTACTTCCGAATCCTTTGGGCGCGTGCGGGTGAAGCGCATTGCCCGCATTGCGGACGTCCGCTCGAATTTTCTCCGGTCTCGCAAATTATCGATTCGCTCATTCTCAAAAATGAAAAGAAAATGGCGACGATTTTAACGCCGATTTTTATCGCCGATTCGAATAAAGAATGGATGGCGAGCGACATTTCAAAAATTCCTAATCTCTCGGATCGTTTGCAAGAACTCGGTTACCGCAAACTTTTCATCGATGGCAAAGAAAAAGATTTGCCGATTTCGAACATCGCAAAAACGGCGAAAGAAATTTATGCGGTGACGGATCGCATTCCGATTTCGGACGGAAATGCTTTGCGTTTAGCCAACGCTTTGGAACGCGCTTATCACGACGGTTCAAATGCGCTTGCCGTCCGCGTCGAAACGGGAAAATTAGAATCGCATTCGCTTTTCCCGAGTTGTCCGCATTGCCATTATTATTTAAGTCAAGCTTTTGATCCGAAGCAATTCAGCTTTAACACGCATTGGGGCGCTTGCGAACGCTGCTCGGGACTTGGCATTTTAGAATCGGGAGAAGTTTGTCCGGATTGTCATGGGATGCGTTTAAAACCCGAAATTTTATCGGTGACAATTCAAGAAAAAAATATCAGCGAAGCGTCGGCGATGACCGTTCATGATGCCCGCAGTTGGTTCCAAAAAATTCACTTGGAAAAATCTCGCGAAAAAGTGGCGCGTCCGATTTTCCGCGAAATCCTCGGACGCTTAGCGTTCCTCGAAGATGTCGGTCTCGGCTATTTGAATTTGAACCGCACCGGCGACAGCCTTTCGGGCGGCGAATCGCAGCGCATTCGTTTGGCAAGTCAAATCGGCAGCGGACTCGAAGGAGTTATGTATGTTCTCGATGAACCGACGATTGGACTGCATCAAAGCGATACGAAAAAATTGTTGGAGTCGCTTTATAAACTCCGCGATTTAGGAAATACGCTCATCGTCGTCGAACACGATTTAGAGATGATTCGTGGCGCGGATCATTTAATCGATATGGGACCCGCAGCCGGTGAATACGGCGGTGAAGTTGTCGCCGAAGGAAGCCCGAAAGAACTTTCCAAAAAAGCAGCGCTCAAAAAATTCCCGCAGAGCGAAACCGTAAAATATCTCACCGGTTCTGTGCCGATGCTCAATTTAGCCGTTTCGCCGATTGAAAAAAATACCGCATTCTTGGAATTCAAAAATTTGAAAACGCACAATTTGAAAAATGTTTCGGTGCGCTTTCCCGAGAATTGTATTTCGACCGTTTGCGGCGTTTCGGGTTCTGGAAAAAGTTCTCTTGTGATGGATGAAATTTTGCCGCTAATGACCGATGCTTTTGGCTGTGGCGAAAAACGGCGTAAAGCGCGATTGCAAGCGATTTTCCCTGAGACGGTAAAAGAAATTTTAGCGGTGGATCAAAGTCCGATTTCGGGAACTCCACGCAGTACGCCGGCGAGTTTCACGAATGTTTTAAATCCGATTCGCGAACTTTTTGCGAAGATGGAACTTTCCAAAATGAAAGGCTTTACGCCGAATCGTTTTAGCTATAACTGCGGCGTGGGTCGCTGCGAAGCGTGCGAAGGCCGCGGCGTCATTTCTGTGGAAATGCATTTCCTTTCGGATGTTTGGGAAGTCTGTGATGTGTGTCACGGGAAACGCTACAATCAAGAAACGCTAGCGGTTGAATTCAAAGGAAAAAATATCGCCGATGTTTTGGAAATGCGAATCGATGAAGCGATGGAATTTTTCAAAGACATTCCGAAGATAGTGAAAAAACTCCAAGTCTTATTGGACGTTGGACTCGGCTATTTGCGTCTCGGCCAATCGGTGACGACACTTTCGGGTGGTGAAGCGCAACGGATGAAACTCGCCGCAGAACTTTCTCGCGGGGCTGGGCGCAAAGGCGTGCTGTATCTTTTGGATGAACCGACGACGGGACTTCATTTGAAAGATATTCAAATTCTTTGGAATCTTTTGCGTAGGCTTTCGGCACAAGGCAATACGATTATTATCATCGAACATCAGCCCGATGTCATTCGCCTTTCGGATTGGATTGTGGAACTCGGACCTTCGGGCGGAAATGAAGGCGGAAAAATTATGTATATGGGAACGCCTTCGGATTATGCGGCGAAGCAAAAAAACAAGAAGGAAAAGTAA
- a CDS encoding JAB domain-containing protein, with translation MDVNEKKNLPRERLEKNGPEALSTADLLALVLGRGTAAKNVFDLAAELTTFLSAAARRPTLEELEEIRGLGRAKAAQILACLELSSRFFIGTQMTRVSTPRALVAHLAFLKFKRQECFVEISLSSCNGILGIHPITEGLADRTPIHAREIFVEAIRDRASGIIIAHNHPSGSLIPSEEDKNATRILYQAGKLLEIPVYDHLIISFQGYVSLNAKFPELFQ, from the coding sequence ATGGATGTGAATGAAAAGAAAAATCTTCCGCGTGAACGGTTAGAAAAAAACGGGCCCGAAGCGCTTTCGACGGCGGATTTGCTTGCGCTTGTGCTCGGGCGAGGAACGGCGGCGAAAAATGTTTTTGATTTGGCGGCAGAATTGACGACATTTTTATCGGCGGCGGCGAGGCGGCCTACGTTAGAAGAATTGGAAGAAATTCGCGGGCTCGGGAGAGCGAAGGCGGCGCAAATTCTCGCATGCTTAGAACTTTCGAGTCGATTCTTTATCGGAACGCAGATGACGCGCGTTTCAACGCCGCGGGCATTGGTTGCGCATTTGGCTTTTCTCAAATTTAAAAGGCAAGAATGTTTTGTCGAAATTTCGCTCAGCAGTTGCAACGGCATTTTGGGAATTCATCCGATTACGGAAGGACTTGCGGATCGCACACCGATTCATGCCCGAGAAATTTTTGTGGAAGCGATTCGCGATCGGGCGAGCGGAATTATCATTGCGCACAATCATCCTTCGGGCTCGTTAATTCCGAGCGAAGAAGACAAGAATGCAACGCGGATTTTATATCAAGCGGGAAAATTATTAGAAATTCCCGTGTATGATCATCTCATCATTTCATTTCAAGGTTATGTGAGTTTGAATGCAAAATTTCCCGAATTATTTCAATAA